One Xenopus tropicalis strain Nigerian chromosome 8, UCB_Xtro_10.0, whole genome shotgun sequence genomic window carries:
- the dio2 gene encoding type II iodothyronine deiodinase (The RefSeq protein has 1 substitution compared to this genomic sequence) translates to MGLLSVDLLITLQILPGFFSNCLFLALYDSVVLVKHVLLQLSRSKSSQSQWRRMLTPEGLRCVWNSFLLDAYKQVKLGQDAPNSNVIQVSNKICKSVQRKLVGKCHLLDFASSERPLVVNFGSATUPPFISQLPAFSKLVEEFSSVADFVLVYIDEAHPSDGWAAPGTTSYEVKKHRNQEERCAAASKLLEHFSIPPQCQVVADCMDNNANVAYGVSFERVCIVQKQKIVYLGGKGPFFYNIQEIRRWLELSFGKR, encoded by the exons ATGGGACTGCTGAGTGTGGACTTGTTGATCACCCTGCAGATCTTGCCAGGTTTCTTCTCAAACTGCCTGTTCCTGGCTCTGTACGACTCTGTCGTGCTAGTAAAACACGTGCTTCTACAACTCAGCCGCTCCAAATCCAGCCAGAGTCAATGGCGCCGAATGCTCACCCCAGAAGGGCTGCGCTGTGTGTGGAACAGCTTCCTATTGGATGCCTACAAGCAG GTTAAGCTGGGACAAGATGCTCCAAATTCCAATGTTATTCAAGTGTCAAACAAAATTTGTAAAAGTGTACAAAGAAAACTTGTAGGAAAATGCCACCTTTTAGACTTTGCAAGCTCTGAGCGCCCACTTGTTGTCAATTTTGGATCAGCTACCTGACCTCCATTCATAAGCCAGCTGCCAGCCTTCAGTAAACTGGTGGAAGAGTTCTCTAGTGTTGCCGACTTTGTGTTGGTGTACATTGACGAGGCACATCCCTCAGATGGCTGGGCTGCCCCTGGTACAACATCCTATGAAGTAAAGAAGCACAGAAACCAAGAAGAACGTTGTGCAGCTGCCAGCAAGCTTTTAGAACATTTCTCTATCCCTCCACAATGCCAGGTCGTTGCTGACTGCATGGACAATAATGCCAATGTTGCATATGGTGTCTCTTTTGAGAGAGTATGTATTGTACAGAAGCAAAAGATTGTATATCTGGGAGGTAAAGGACCTTTCTTTTATAACATCCAGGAAATCCGCCGGTGGCTGGAACTTAGCTTTGGGAAGAGATGA